One window from the genome of Gimesia aquarii encodes:
- the odhB gene encoding 2-oxoglutarate dehydrogenase complex dihydrolipoyllysine-residue succinyltransferase, giving the protein MSIEIKVPSVGESITEVQIGAWHAEEGKWVAQDSEIVELETDKATFDVPAPLDGNIVEILKKPGETASVGEVIGYLEEAERPAGVDEPEPAKTPAKSESVSAPSTSNEATTSSEERVMPAAARVMAEKGLKPSDLTGTGPGGRILKEDALNFQGSSASENGTFREEEFVPMSPIRKKIAERLVEAQSNAALLTTFNEVDMSAVMELRSQYKEMFLKKYDVKLGFMSFFVKAVVDALNLFPQVNAEIRGTDLVFRNYYDIGIAVGGGKGLVVPILRNAERLSFAEIELKISDFGQRARNNKISLDELQGGTFTITNGGVYGSLLSTPIVNPPQSGVLGMHGIQERPVAIDGQVVIRPMMYIALTYDHRVVDGREAVVFLKRIKEALEEPTRMLMEV; this is encoded by the coding sequence ATGTCTATTGAAATTAAAGTTCCCTCCGTAGGTGAGTCCATCACCGAAGTTCAGATAGGCGCCTGGCATGCCGAAGAGGGAAAATGGGTCGCGCAGGATAGTGAAATTGTCGAGCTAGAGACCGATAAGGCGACCTTTGATGTTCCAGCTCCCCTTGATGGTAACATAGTCGAAATCCTGAAAAAACCGGGAGAAACTGCGTCCGTAGGTGAAGTCATCGGTTATCTTGAAGAAGCCGAACGCCCGGCAGGAGTCGACGAGCCCGAACCTGCCAAAACTCCCGCAAAGTCAGAATCCGTCTCTGCTCCCTCAACAAGCAATGAAGCCACCACAAGTTCCGAAGAACGCGTTATGCCAGCTGCGGCCAGGGTCATGGCTGAAAAAGGGCTGAAACCATCTGACCTCACAGGTACTGGTCCCGGCGGTCGCATCCTGAAGGAAGATGCACTCAATTTCCAAGGTTCTTCTGCTTCTGAGAATGGCACCTTCCGCGAAGAAGAATTTGTTCCCATGAGTCCTATCCGTAAAAAAATTGCGGAACGGCTTGTGGAAGCTCAATCGAATGCTGCTTTGTTAACCACGTTCAATGAAGTGGATATGTCAGCTGTGATGGAATTGCGGTCACAGTACAAAGAAATGTTTTTGAAAAAATACGATGTCAAGCTCGGCTTCATGTCATTCTTTGTTAAAGCCGTTGTCGACGCTTTGAATTTATTTCCCCAAGTCAACGCAGAAATCCGGGGAACGGATCTCGTCTTCCGGAATTATTATGACATCGGAATAGCCGTCGGTGGTGGTAAAGGTCTGGTAGTCCCGATCCTGCGAAATGCGGAACGACTCAGCTTCGCTGAAATCGAACTCAAGATCAGTGACTTCGGCCAACGTGCACGCAACAATAAAATCAGCCTCGACGAACTCCAGGGTGGGACATTCACTATCACCAATGGAGGCGTCTATGGTTCTTTGCTTTCAACTCCCATAGTCAACCCACCCCAGAGTGGTGTTTTAGGAATGCATGGCATTCAGGAGCGTCCGGTTGCAATCGATGGCCAGGTCGTGATTCGCCCGATGATGTATATCGCACTGACTTACGATCACCGTGTCGTTGATGGCAGAGAAGCAGTTGTCTTTCTTAAGCGAATCAAGGAAGCTTTGGAAGAGCCAACACGAATGTTGATGGAAGTCTAA
- a CDS encoding SMP-30/gluconolactonase/LRE family protein: MRNLFNWTIVSVTLLLMSIHALAEQDSKIPGIGPVGKPVKLFTDFKFTEGPAFDLKGNLYFTDIPDNKIYKVNSKGKLSVFLEPSNHCNGLMLDGANNLLACEMDGRLVSINLKNKKVTPLATEYQGNRFNAPNDLVVDRTGGIYFTDPHYRAPEPLPQGKTAVYYRAADGKVTRLVDNLKAPNGVILSPDEKTLYVIPSMQKEMWAYPVTAPGKIGKGRVFCTLQQQEGYKEPGRGGDGLTIDTKGNLYITSGLGLQVFSPEGKLLGIIEVPEKPANVTFGGKDNSSLFITARTSLYRIDTKAKGHRFPGKSS; encoded by the coding sequence ATGCGAAACTTATTTAACTGGACTATCGTTTCAGTAACTCTGTTACTGATGTCAATTCATGCCTTAGCAGAACAAGACTCAAAGATTCCAGGCATCGGCCCTGTGGGTAAACCGGTGAAACTCTTTACCGATTTTAAATTTACAGAGGGACCCGCATTTGATTTGAAAGGAAATCTCTACTTCACTGATATTCCCGATAACAAAATCTATAAGGTCAATTCAAAAGGAAAGCTCTCCGTTTTTCTGGAACCTTCAAATCATTGCAATGGTCTGATGCTGGATGGTGCCAATAATCTGCTGGCGTGTGAAATGGATGGGCGTCTTGTAAGTATTAATCTGAAAAACAAAAAGGTGACACCTCTGGCTACGGAATACCAAGGCAATCGATTTAACGCGCCAAACGACCTCGTGGTTGACCGTACAGGTGGGATTTATTTTACTGATCCGCACTACCGGGCCCCGGAACCTCTTCCTCAGGGAAAAACCGCTGTTTATTATCGAGCCGCTGACGGAAAAGTGACACGCCTCGTTGACAATCTCAAGGCTCCCAACGGCGTGATTCTGTCTCCTGACGAAAAAACGCTCTATGTCATTCCCAGTATGCAGAAGGAAATGTGGGCCTATCCCGTCACTGCACCTGGAAAGATCGGCAAAGGGCGCGTTTTCTGCACTTTGCAGCAGCAGGAAGGATACAAAGAACCGGGTAGAGGGGGAGATGGCCTTACAATTGATACGAAGGGAAACCTCTATATTACTTCAGGCCTGGGCCTGCAGGTTTTCTCACCAGAAGGAAAACTGCTGGGAATCATTGAAGTTCCTGAAAAACCCGCAAATGTCACATTCGGAGGGAAAGATAACTCAAGCCTGTTCATTACCGCACGCACTTCGCTTTACCGTATCGATACGAAGGCCAAAGGGCATCGTTTTCCAGGCAAATCTTCCTGA
- a CDS encoding M20 family metallopeptidase, producing MDAVRLLKQLISIPSVNPMGRAVKGDIYFEGKLTQFLCDYFAELGVEYESIEVVPGRNNVIARTSLKPGRPTILMDVHQDTVPAEAMIVPAFEGTEKEGRIYGRGACDVKGGMAAMLMAFTRLVKENPPDAANVILTCTCDEEATVQGINHLVKLWEKPSGLSQILTEPPDLGLVAEPTMLDIVVAHRGATRWKIKTTGKACHSSQPKDGINAIYRMADVLQALQEHAEELLQREAHPLCGPPTLSVGVIEGGESVNIVPDSCTIEIDRRVIPGEDGIDVMNQVETFLKQKLPFEFEMQPPWITGVSLSDHNNGEWSNQLLSVIDSVESGHKKVGVPYGTHAARVNQGGVPAMVFGPGSIAQAHTVDEWVEIDQLLKAEEVYFQFCANAGRIE from the coding sequence ATGGATGCCGTCCGGCTGCTCAAACAACTCATTTCCATCCCCAGCGTGAATCCCATGGGGCGCGCGGTAAAGGGTGATATCTATTTCGAAGGTAAACTGACTCAGTTTTTATGTGACTATTTTGCTGAATTGGGAGTGGAATATGAATCGATTGAAGTCGTTCCCGGTCGAAATAATGTCATTGCACGTACCAGTCTGAAGCCGGGGCGACCAACGATTCTAATGGACGTACATCAGGATACCGTTCCCGCAGAGGCGATGATTGTTCCCGCTTTTGAAGGTACCGAGAAAGAGGGACGCATCTATGGACGGGGCGCCTGTGACGTCAAAGGTGGTATGGCAGCGATGTTGATGGCATTTACGCGTCTGGTAAAAGAGAATCCACCTGATGCAGCTAATGTGATTCTAACCTGCACTTGTGATGAAGAGGCAACAGTGCAAGGAATCAATCATCTTGTAAAACTTTGGGAGAAACCTTCTGGTCTCAGTCAGATATTGACAGAGCCGCCTGATTTAGGATTAGTCGCTGAGCCGACAATGTTGGATATTGTCGTGGCTCATCGGGGTGCGACGCGCTGGAAAATCAAAACCACAGGGAAAGCCTGTCACAGTTCTCAGCCTAAGGATGGGATCAATGCCATCTACCGAATGGCTGATGTTTTGCAAGCACTACAGGAACATGCCGAAGAATTATTGCAAAGAGAAGCCCACCCTTTATGCGGTCCGCCGACATTGAGTGTCGGCGTGATTGAAGGCGGGGAGAGTGTCAACATTGTGCCTGACAGTTGCACGATAGAAATTGATCGCCGTGTGATTCCGGGTGAAGATGGTATTGATGTAATGAATCAGGTAGAAACATTTCTCAAACAGAAACTGCCGTTCGAATTTGAAATGCAGCCTCCCTGGATTACCGGTGTTTCTCTTTCTGATCATAATAATGGCGAATGGAGCAACCAGTTACTCTCTGTCATCGATTCGGTAGAATCTGGTCATAAGAAAGTAGGCGTTCCCTATGGCACACATGCCGCGCGCGTCAATCAGGGAGGGGTACCCGCGATGGTGTTCGGCCCCGGTTCCATTGCGCAGGCACACACAGTTGATGAGTGGGTTGAAATCGACCAGCTATTGAAGGCCGAAGAAGTTTATTTTCAATTCTGTGCGAACGCAGGCCGTATTGAATAA
- a CDS encoding PadR family transcriptional regulator, which yields MNPQLFAGTLEMLILELVSEGPTYGYEITQQVTNRSSNEFELKEGSLYPALHKMQRKKLLKSFWKEVDGRRRKYYELTVQGQKVLNEKRQEWKQFSSAVDRILGAQSGLA from the coding sequence ATGAATCCTCAATTATTTGCAGGCACCTTGGAGATGCTCATTCTGGAATTGGTTTCCGAAGGGCCCACGTATGGTTATGAAATTACGCAGCAGGTAACCAATCGATCGTCGAATGAATTTGAGTTGAAAGAGGGGAGTCTTTATCCCGCATTGCATAAAATGCAACGTAAAAAGCTCCTGAAATCCTTTTGGAAAGAGGTCGATGGTCGACGGCGTAAATATTATGAGTTGACCGTACAAGGGCAAAAAGTCCTTAATGAGAAACGCCAGGAATGGAAGCAGTTTTCTTCCGCCGTTGATCGAATTTTAGGAGCACAAAGTGGTTTGGCCTGA